One window from the genome of Paenibacillus azoreducens encodes:
- a CDS encoding TnpV protein, with protein sequence MNHPDKPKLTYHEIDGLLYPNLHISNEATTEQQPLGKFGRLALNHLRNHHPQRFQILQMEGNLMKKMQQVEQEALERMEQLTDQLLRLHPMPQTDDTLKRAQHLNQIKSTAEELVMNDIILKPR encoded by the coding sequence ATGAATCATCCCGACAAACCGAAGTTGACGTACCACGAAATCGACGGACTGCTGTATCCGAACCTGCACATCTCGAACGAAGCGACAACCGAACAGCAGCCCCTAGGAAAATTCGGTCGACTGGCGCTGAATCATCTACGGAATCATCACCCGCAACGCTTTCAGATTCTTCAAATGGAAGGCAACTTGATGAAGAAAATGCAGCAGGTCGAACAAGAGGCGCTGGAACGGATGGAGCAATTGACCGATCAACTGCTTCGCCTTCATCCCATGCCACAGACGGACGACACATTGAAAAGAGCACAGCATCTGAATCAGATCAAATCGACAGCCGAGGAACTGGTCATGAACGACATCATCCTGAAACCACGGTAA